The DNA sequence gtcagtccacttcttcagctgaaGAAGTGCGTTGATAATTCTGTGTAAGACCCAACTGAGCCTCACACTCAACAATAACAGAAGCAGAGAGTGCATGGCCAGCTGTGGGCTGATCCTTGGGGACAGTAGTGAGACAACTGTTGAGAAAGTGCTTAAAAGACTCTCTTTAGGGAATCAACAAATTGCACAGATTAAACTGTGGAGTTCATTTTGTAAAAGAATTTGGAATACTCGAGTAAGAGGCAGGGTGGCAAATAACACGAAGGGGACTTTAATGGAGGAAAAACATCTTGGCTAGACAAGTACATAGTGATGAGAAGCTGAGGACAATATGAGGTCCTGATACCTTCAGATCACCATAAGCAATGCTGAAAATGTCAAAGTAAACAATTGCACTAACACACACTTATTTTTTCTCTATAACCCAGGAGGGCTGGAAACATTTCTTCCTTTTAGATGATCCCCAAGACATCAGGTTACATGAGAATTCCTTACTTATGTAGCAAAATACACACCAGTCTCTCTTTCTTCTAGCAAGATCACAATGTTCTATGCTGCTTCTGCTCTTtcaaaataatatgcaaaataaGAGGAATGCTAGCTCTTCCAGCTCAATGCCTTCCAGTGCAGTGCCTGGCAAATAACACTCCCTCTGAGTTTTAAGATGGGTTTTAGAGACATGTAGGACACAGAAACTTTGACAGAAGGCTTTAATTTTTTAAGACAGAGGCATCCGGTGAATACAGGACTTcgacagtaaaataaaataaaataaaatctaacaaAATCAAGACCTTTCCCCCCTCCTGAAATGGAAACACTAATGACATCTTAAGAAATCAAGCAGCAGCCTTCCAAACAGAATAAATAATTTACAAGTTTAAAATTCAAACATGCCTCCCTATGCTTGAGGCATGTTTAAAATATTGATAATCAAGTCCCTTCTGGAAGAATATGGTGCATGTTTCAATCTGATCCAGTATCTTGGTGAAAGATTACCATTTGGGGCATATATCTGCTCACCACTTCTGCCCATGAGTGCACGAAAAGTCTTGTTCTGGGACAGGATTTTACTATAGAACTCCACACCACCTCTGGCAAAGTCAGTAGAAATGGAGGCTGCACTCCTGTCCGCCCTGTAATCTACtattctactcacagtgtcgtaTGACAGACAATAGCCCAGAAGTCCACCTGCTAGCACAACTATGTTGTAAAGTCCTCGTAAGAGCACTGGACCAGAGTACAAACCCAAGAGCTGTTTAATGGCAACTCCACAGATATATGTCCCAGCCAGACAAACAGGAGCAACAGCTGCCCGTGCTAAGGGGCTGTTGTTTTGCAAATACATAATCTCTCTTGCAACAGCAAACTTCTGAGCCTCTGGAGAAAGTGTCAGGGCATCCTTCAAGATCAGGCCTTCTGGACTCTCCCAGTCTACTTCTTTGCCTTCAATCATGACCACATGGTTGGCAATCCCATGCTCATCACTGGTGGTACCACAAAAATTGGCAGGGATGCCCACAAGACAGCCAGCAGGCAGCCACGGAATCCCAGCACTCACTGGGTGAAAGCCAAAGGCCACAAAGGCTTGATACAATTTTGCTGACTTTATTCTGCCTTCAATGAGGACATTGTGGAAGAGATGCTTTAAGTTTTCTGGAAGCTCCACAGGCTTCCCTTTTGCCCAGGCCTGATACAATGGTTTAAAGATCTCCTCAGGTAGGATGTGAAAGGTTAAGTTAGCTCCAAAGAGTCCAGCACAGGAAACGGTCAGAAAGCCAGTCCTGTGCCTCTCCACCATGGCTGCTGCTTTCCACAGGAACCGAATTGCCATATCCAACTCCTAGTTAAAAGACAAACAAGGAATTAACACATTTGCACACAAAAATCTCAGTTCCTGCTCAGAACTTGCtatttttggtccaaaacacactgcagaaataatccagtttgagactgctttaactgccctcaatgctagggaacccaAGGAATCATTGTTTGTTGttacacaagagctctctgacagtctcacaaaactacagttcccagaattccctagcattgagccagggcagttaaaccagattatttctgtagtgtgttttggacctttgttttaaatgcagaGGAATTCACATTTGTTGGGAAAAATACTACATGCAATATCTTGCATTTGCTTAGTTCCTTTCATGCTAAGTTTACAATTCATCACAAGCCAGCAAttttagattctttttaaaatgatggtgatggaggaggagaaatagcAGCAGCACCTTTTGgctccaactctcaaaccatttagGCTGAAGCTCTGTGCATCATTTTGTATAAAGGAGGCACACTGTACTTCTAACTACAAAGGGCTGGCTAAAAGTCCCTCCCCCTGAAATAAATACACTCTTGCAAGTTTAAAATTATGTACTGCATTTCTGATTTGTTTAGGTGAAGCCTACTTTACAAAAACATGGACACAAGGAATAAGAAAAAATCAGTTTCTACCCTTATTGTTTTTGTGCATGTTTTATTAACCCCACCCATATTCTCACGTCCTCCTTATTCTGTAGACACAGTTCATTTATAAATATGTTAAGTCACATTCCAGATACTAGCTTTATTGTTACTTGAgaatttttggttttcttttacaAAGACCAATTGGGTCTTTCAAATAAGTAGCAGCATGTACAAGTGATAACATTTCTAAAGTTCTGGGGCCTCAGTGTgggaaaaaagataaataaaattggCGACAGTTCCATGATAAATCTAAAGGATTTTCCCACTTTGTATTGGTCACTATTGTGGTACTGTATATGACACCATtactgtgatgtgtgtgtgtttgtgtgcgtttCTGTGCCTgtgtatatgtgctttcaagttgcctctcaacctatttatttatttgattttgattgattgaaattttatttatataccggcgttcctatgatcacggcggtttacaaaacaaaatgaaaatacaatacagtacagattacagattctccccaTGGAGAAATGCCGCTctggcggcaaggaagagtctctctgggccgctcctgcccaggtggaaagcgggtgggcaggcagttagggagggaggagcctctttcttcaggctagcccctgatggtactgggcccgccttctctctcccgcagaggccgaacgatgacagttagggagggaggagcctctttcttcaggccagcccctgatggtactgggccagccttctctctccctcagaggccgaaagatggcagttagggagggaggagcctccttcttcagaccagcccctgatggtactgggccagccttctctctccctctctcccttttaaaagatcttacaataaaaatttaaaaacaattaaaatcatcaaataaaaacagacaattacatacattaaaaattacaaaacacaccccatataaagccatcccatgattatgatccatggtgaccccatgcatttcatagacaaggaatcctccaagatggtttggccagttccttccgcTGAAATACAGCTTAGAGTACCTAATATTAATTTGTggcctcctatccaagtacttaacagggctaaccctgcttagcttccaagatcagataggacctTGTGCCTTTATTTAGGCCTTATGATCCACAATaccattcctttctccccttttctttattcctccatatcctgtctccttcttgTAACTACAGAGTTACAATTCCTTCCTAGAAGTTTTGTATGCAAACCCTGAAGTATAAATATCATGTTTTTACAGTGTTGCACTGGTAGAGGCCCACTTTGCCAGAATCTTACATTGAACAGATCTGCCAATTAAGTCAGTCGTAAAGATAGCTTGGGGTTCGACTGGAGAGACAGGATTTTAGCAAACCGCACACATCTTTAATGTATTCTGCATCGAAAagaggtagaattcagagacatggcagtgttagtctggaatatcaatatagaaagggatcttgtggcacctttgagactaactgagcaaaagaagcaTAAGATCTTGTAggcttgatctacttcctcagatgcatggagtgaagaaAGAAGTCAAAgaatatgaaagcttatgctacacgtttctttgctcagttagtctcaatgagGCTACAAGATCTTCTATATGCACATAtactatattttgcttttttaaaaagatactacaagatccctctgcttCTAATGGCAGCTGAACTGAACCATGCTTCATCTCCTTTCATTTATTATTTGCAAAAGGAAATAGCAGCTTTTCTTAAACAGTATGCATAATACCATATTCAAGTGGAATTAGAGGCacagccatgttagcctggaaagTCAGCATGCGAAGGGACATTTATGTCATGCGACAATCTGCAGTTACATTTTCTCATCCCAAACTCCTTTAACCCTTGCTcggtttaataaaaataaaagaaatgaagaataaACTTTTCATTGTCTTTTGGAGCATTTGTTAAAAGCAGTCAATGAATAACCACATAAACACATGAGATTTCTTAGAATTTGGAGACGTAGCcgtgttgagagccagcatggcggaatggtttgactgttgaacATTTCAACCCTTTGTCCAGGAGAAAcgtcaacatgtcctccattttgagtatcactaagaagcatgaatttacacttatattagtgtttttagcttttatttggtaacatCCAAcattttgaatgtcctacatttcacagtgcCTTTGTGGTTATGGCACATGGTCACCctgagtgtggcatagtggtttgagtttggagATCAGTGTTGCagtccccacttgaccatggaaatccactgggtaaacttgggccggtcacactctctcagcctcgggggaaggcaacagctaacgtcctctgaacaaatcttgcaaagaaaaacccatgataggtttgccttagggtcgtcataagttggaaatgacttgaaagcgcacaacacggatacagtggtgcctcgggttacgaaagtaattcgttccgcggccgctttcgtaacccgaaaagccttcgtaagccgaaatgccataggcgctaatggggaaaagccgcgattccgtgtaaaatagcgccgaaaagcaccaaaagttttttcgtaacccgaaaaaacattcgtaacccggaacaattatttcttatgggattttttcgtatcccgaaaatttcgtaacctgggtatttcgtatcccgaggtaccactgtattagtatGATCCTCAGCaatgttctccagcaccacatttcaaataagctgattttcctcctatcctccttcttatctgtccagctctcacatccatacatggaaatagggaatacaatggcttctgcgattctaacttttgtgttcagttgtatatcattgcatttgagggtttttttctagttctttcatagctcccctgtcctcattcttaatcttccaattttctggctgcagtccctgttcctgtcaatatttgatcccagatcaaggacccatttgtttgtctttttggccatccacagtatcctcaccactcttctccagcatcacttctcaaatgaattgattttcttttaatctgcttttttcactgtccagctttcacatctgtacatggtgatggggaatacaacggactggacaattctaactgtagtgctcagttgtatatctttattctttaggatcttgtctggttctttcattgctgcccttcccattctgaaatgagttgattttcttcctgtcggttttcttcagctttcacatccgtacatggtgatgaggaacaaaatggcttgtacgattctaacttttgcattttaggatcttttctagttcatgcatagctgccctccccattcttactcttattattattgtgaagttgaaggctttcatggctggcatccttagttctttgtggttttttcgggctatgaggccatgttctgcaagaatttattcctgccgtttcgccagcagctgcggctggcatctcttatttgtttgtttgtttatttccatagtttatatcctgccttcctccaccatgggattcaaggtggctcagAGAATCTTCTTCTTGACAGCAGTCAGTGCCCTGATCAACGTTTGATCCAAAGTTCAGGGGAATCTTCCACTATTTCAAGATCTTTACATtgtaggatcttttctagttcttccacaGCTGCCTTTTATTTGAGta is a window from the Sceloporus undulatus isolate JIND9_A2432 ecotype Alabama chromosome 1, SceUnd_v1.1, whole genome shotgun sequence genome containing:
- the TMEM177 gene encoding transmembrane protein 177 isoform X1 — its product is MEELDMAIRFLWKAAAMVERHRTGFLTVSCAGLFGANLTFHILPEEIFKPLYQAWAKGKPVELPENLKHLFHNVLIEGRIKSAKLYQAFVAFGFHPVSAGIPWLPAGCLVGIPANFCGTTSDEHGIANHVVMIEGKEVDWESPEGLILKDALTLSPEAQKFAVAREIMYLQNNSPLARAAVAPVCLAGTYICGVAIKQLLGLYSGPVLLRGLYNIVVLAGGLLGYCLSYDTVSRIVDYRADRSAASISTDFARGGVEFYSKILSQNKTFRALMGRSGEQIYAPNGNLSPRYWIRLKHAPYSSRRDLIINILNMPQA
- the TMEM177 gene encoding transmembrane protein 177 isoform X2; translation: MAIRFLWKAAAMVERHRTGFLTVSCAGLFGANLTFHILPEEIFKPLYQAWAKGKPVELPENLKHLFHNVLIEGRIKSAKLYQAFVAFGFHPVSAGIPWLPAGCLVGIPANFCGTTSDEHGIANHVVMIEGKEVDWESPEGLILKDALTLSPEAQKFAVAREIMYLQNNSPLARAAVAPVCLAGTYICGVAIKQLLGLYSGPVLLRGLYNIVVLAGGLLGYCLSYDTVSRIVDYRADRSAASISTDFARGGVEFYSKILSQNKTFRALMGRSGEQIYAPNGNLSPRYWIRLKHAPYSSRRDLIINILNMPQA